The Theileria orientalis strain Shintoku DNA, chromosome 3, complete genome genome window below encodes:
- a CDS encoding cysteine protease precursor TacP, producing the protein MVSSVVANPNERLVTHRLDEEVESREDASYSRKPRSSVARRVLATVVVLSFLVGVSVLSYFVVSKYKALSEFKSSLSEHLTKNFPELEMNKRDSYFDELTHLFRANLISNDPKLELEVYMEFESFNAKYHRVYKYDKDRRERFVNFRDSYLEVKEQRGTEMYTKGINRFSDLSEKEFYQMFKPVKVPTFEKLPSSSTDDLDLSKLNGEDLDWRKAKTVSQVKDQGDCGGCWAFATVGSVESFYLTHKDVVYSLSEQELLDCDPNSFGCNGGFPESALNYVRRYGLASANDLPFVGHDKKCSVPDVKKVKISDYYVFKGKNIMNKSLVVTPTVTFMGVSPEFTKYQGGVYNGVCADKLNHAVLLVGEGYDEKLKTRYWVVKNSWGTDWGEDGYFRLQRTDEGSDMCGILDTGFYPFSY; encoded by the exons ATGGTTAGTTCCGTGGTGGCAAACCCAAACGAAAGACTAGTAACCCACAGACTTGACGAGGAGGTCGAGTCCCGCGAGGACGCTTCCTACTCTAGAAAGCCGCGTTCGAGTGTCGCTAGGAGAGTTTTGGCAACGGTGGTTGTGTTATCTTTCCTGGTGGGCGTATCtgttttatcatattttgtCGTTAGTAAGTATAAAGCTTTGAGTGAGTTTAAGAGTTCGTTGAGTGAGCACTTGACTAAGAACTTTCCGGAGTTGGAGATGAATAAGCGCGACAGTTACTTTGACGAGTTGACTCACCTGTTTCGCGCTAATCTTATATCTAATGACCCGAAACTTGAACTTGAGGTGTACATGGAGTTTGAGTCATTTAACGCCAAATACCACAGAGTGTACAAATATGACAAGGATCGCCGCGAGAGATTCGTGAATTTCCGTGACAGCTATTTGGAAGTGAAGGAGCAACGGG GAACTGAGATGTATACAAAGGGAATCAACAGATTCAGCGATCTCTCCGAAAAGGAGTTTTACCAAATGTTTAAGCCTGTCAAGGTTCCAACCTTTGAGAAGTTGCCATCATCTA GTACCGATGACCTCGATTTATCTAAGCTGAACGGAGAAGATCTGGACTGGAGAAAGGCGAAAACCGTAAGTCAAGTGAAGGACCAGGGCGACTGCGGTGGCTGCTGGGCTTTCGCAACCGTGGGTTCAGTAGAATCCTTCTACCTCACGCACAAGGACGTAGTCTACAGCCTGAGTGAGCAGGAACTGTTGGACTGCGACCCAAACAGCTTTGGATGCAACGGAGGCTTCCCAGAGTCCGCTCTGAACTACGTAAGGAGATACGGCCTTGCATCAGCAAATGACCTGCCGTTCGTCGGACACGACAAGAAGTGCTCAGTGCCAGATGTCAAGAAGGTTAAGATCTCAGACTACTACGTATTCAAGGGCAAGAACATCATGAACAAGTCGCTCGTAGTCACACCAACGGTAACCTTCATGGGAGTATCGCCCGAATTCACTAAGTACCAGGGCGGGGTATACAACGGAGTGTGCGCAGACAAGCTCAATCACGCAGTACTCCTGGTCGGCGAGGGCTATGACGAGAAGCTTAAGACCAGATACTGGGTAGTTAAGAACTCCTGGGGAACAGACTGGGGTGAGGACGGATACTTCAGACTCCAGAGAACCGACGAAGGATCCGACATGTGTGGCATACTGGACACAGGATTCTACCCATTCTCatactaa
- a CDS encoding uncharacterized protein (peptidase C1A, papain family protein): MVIKAMVSPNLRYTTKRVNDDFKSREDASYSRKPRSSVARRVLATVVVLSFLVGVSVLSYFVVSKYKALSEFKSSLSEHLTKNFPELEMNKRDSYFDELTHLFRANLISNDPKLELEVYMEFESFNAKYHRVYKYDKDRRERFVNFRDSYLEVKEQRGTEMYTKGINRFSDLSEDEFYHMFPSIRIPKSDRLPPSNHILNLMDNPTYIKNLQLAKGSTEEIDVSNLTAENLDWRRANCVKPVRDQGYCCSGWAITTVDCIESFYMAHYDRDYDLSVQQVLNCDDFSFGCAGGSPKSAFSYVKKHGLVHENEFPYVGANGPCFVPETTYERVHIEAFYIFRGKDIFNKSLLVSPTVVFLGVTPELVSYKSGIYTGSCAEKPNSPVLLVGEGFDEDLGVRYWIVKTSWGADWGEDGYIRLERTGVGSDKCGVLDAGLHSFAH, from the exons ATGGTTATCAAAGCAATGGTATCACCAAACTTACGCTATACCACTAAAAGAGTCAACGATGACTTTAAATCCCGCGAGGACGCTTCCTACTCTAGAAAGCCGCGTTCGAGTGTCGCTAGGAGAGTTTTGGCAACGGTGGTTGTGTTATCTTTCCTGGTGGGCGTATCtgttttatcatattttgtCGTTAGTAAGTATAAAGCTTTGAGTGAGTTTAAGAGTTCGTTGAGTGAGCACTTGACTAAGAACTTTCCGGAGTTGGAGATGAATAAGCGCGACAGTTACTTTGACGAGTTGACTCACCTGTTTCGCGCTAATCTTATATCTAATGACCCGAAACTTGAACTTGAGGTGTACATGGAGTTTGAGTCATTTAACGCCAAATACCACAGAGTGTACAAATATGACAAGGATCGCCGCGAGAGATTCGTGAATTTCCGTGACAGCTATTTGGAAGTGAAGGAGCAACGGG GAACTGAGATGTATACAAAGGGAATCAACAGATTCAGCGATCTCTCTGAAGATGAATTTTATCACATGTTCCCGTCAATCAGGATCCCTAAATCGGATAGGCTCCCGCCGAGTAACCATATCCTGAATCTTATGGACAATCCGACATACATAAAGAATCTGCAACTGGCAAAGGGGTCCACGGAAGAGATTGACGTGTCAAACTTAACAGCGGAAAATCTGGACTGGAGGAGAGCAAATTGCGTGAAACCAGTGAGAGACCAGGGGTACTGCTGCTCAGGATGGGCGATCACAACAGTAGATTGCATCGAGTCATTCTACATGGCACACTACGATAGAGACTACGACCTCAGcgtccagcaggtcctgAACTGCGACGATTTCAGCTTCGGATGCGCAGGAGGGTCACCGAAGTCGGCATTCTCGTACGTAAAGAAGCACGGCTTGGTCCACGAGAACGAGTTCCCGTACGTGGGCGCAAACGGGCCGTGCTTCGTCCCGGAAACGACCTACGAAAGAGTGCACATCGAGGCCTTCTACATTTTCAGGGGAAAGGATATTTTCAACAAGTCACTGCTGGTATCGCCAACCGTCGTCTTCCTGGGGGTCACACCAGAGTTGGTATCCTACAAATCCGGAATATACACAGGTAGCTGTGCAGAAAAGCCAAACAGTCCGGTGCTCCTGGTCGGAGAGGGCTTCGACGAGGACCTCGGCGTGAGGTACTGGATCGTCAAAACCTCATGGGGAGCCGATTGGGGAGAGGACGGATACATAAGGCTGGAGAGGACGGGCGTAGGCTCAGATAAGTGTGGTGTCCTGGACGCAGGACTACACTCCTTCGCCCACTGA